Proteins encoded by one window of Hyla sarda isolate aHylSar1 chromosome 13, aHylSar1.hap1, whole genome shotgun sequence:
- the TMEM100 gene encoding transmembrane protein 100 codes for MMEQPIKDILLGSPKSSDPMMAEKRANDCVITTIPRVNETQLTAATGGAELSCYRCTIPFGVVILIAGIVVTAVAYSFNSHGSIISVFGLVLLSSGLLLVCSSAMCWKIRQRKKRAKRRESQTALVANQRSLFA; via the coding sequence ATGATGGAACAACCTATCAAAGATATACTTTTGGGTTCtccaaagtcttcagaccctatGATGGCAGAGAAGCGTGCCAATGACTGTGTGATTACAACTATTCCAAGAGTCAATGAAACCCAACTGACTGCAGCCACGGGTGGAGCAGAGCTGTCTTGCTATCGTTGCACTATCCCTTTTGGAGTGGTTATACTAATAGCGGGCATTGTGGTCACAGCGGTGGCCTATAGTTTCAACTCTCATGGATCCATTATCTCTGTATTTGGGCTGGTCCTTCTCTCTTCTGGACTTCTTCTGGTGTGCTCCAGTGCAATGTGCTGGAAAATCCGGCAGCGAAAAAAGAGAGCTAAAAGGAGAGAGAGCCAGACGGCATTGGTGGCCAACCAAAGGAGTTTGTTTGCATAA